The DNA region CAGGGACGGCGGGCAGCGGCGACGCGGCGGGCCAGGACACCGTCGCGATTCCCATCGACACCCTCCAGCTCGGCGACGCCGCGGTGACCCTGGCGACACCGCGGGGCACCGCCAACGGGACGCTGCGCCTGACCATGACCCGCGACGGCGCGCTGCACCGCGGGCAGGCGACCCTGACCGCCCCGGCCACGGGTCTGTCGGTCCTGACCCATTGGACGGGCGCCGGCACGATCGCCGAGACGGTGGGCACCCTGACCGCCAAGGCGCGCCTCACCTGGGACGGGGCGGCGCTGAAGGCCCAGGGCGACCTTCTGCTCGCCGACCTCGCCGGGCAATTCGGACCGGTGTCGGCCAGCGGCATCAACGGGGTTCTGTCGCTGCCCAGCCTGTTCCCGCCGGTGATCGCGCCCGGCCAGACGCTGGCGGTGAAGCTGCTCGACGTCGGGTTGCCGCTGACCGACGGGACCCTCCGCTTCGGTTACGGGACGAAGGGCCGGCTGAGCGTGGAGCGCGCCGAATGGCATTGGGCCGGCGGGGTGCTGCGGGCCGACCCCTTCGCCATCGACCCGGTGGCGCCGCGGGGGACGGTCACTTTGCGGGCGGAACGCGTTCATCTCGGCCCGATGCTGGCGATGGTCGCGGTGGACGGGCTGGAGGCGAGCGGAACGGTCAGCGGGCGCCTGCCGGTGCGCATCGGCGCCAATTCCGTCGATCTGGACGGCGGGCTGCTGGAGGCCGATGGTCCCGGCACACTGCGTTACGACCCCGAGAACCCGCCGGGCTTCCTGAAGGGGGAGGAGGGAAGCCCGACGGCGCTCCTGATGGGGGCGCTGACCGACTTCCGCTACGACACGCTGAGCGCCACCGTCGAAGGGCAGGCCGGCGGCGAGCTGGCGGTCGGAATCGCCATCCGCGGATCCAACCCGGCATTCTACGATGGCTATCCGGTCGCGCTTAACCTTAAGGTGAGCGGCGCGCTCGACCGGATCCTGCGGCAGAGCCTGGACACCTACCGCATACCCGAGACGGTGCGCGACCGCATGACGGAGTTCCAACGAAAGAATCCATGAGACACACGGTTCGAAGCCGGCGCG from Azospirillum brasilense includes:
- a CDS encoding YdbH domain-containing protein; the protein is MLVKLALIGGAAALFVEHRTDLAGTAATQALRRAGFPDAVVTVTDLSVERTRALVRLDRQGTVGGTLIVRHPLDALREGRIERLDLADVRLRLDVAKDGSLRIAGYPVTGSAGTAGSGDAAGQDTVAIPIDTLQLGDAAVTLATPRGTANGTLRLTMTRDGALHRGQATLTAPATGLSVLTHWTGAGTIAETVGTLTAKARLTWDGAALKAQGDLLLADLAGQFGPVSASGINGVLSLPSLFPPVIAPGQTLAVKLLDVGLPLTDGTLRFGYGTKGRLSVERAEWHWAGGVLRADPFAIDPVAPRGTVTLRAERVHLGPMLAMVAVDGLEASGTVSGRLPVRIGANSVDLDGGLLEADGPGTLRYDPENPPGFLKGEEGSPTALLMGALTDFRYDTLSATVEGQAGGELAVGIAIRGSNPAFYDGYPVALNLKVSGALDRILRQSLDTYRIPETVRDRMTEFQRKNP